The sequence TCACCGTCACCGTTACTGCGGTCAACGACCCACCGACTGGTGTCGCGGATTCGTTCAACGTCGATTCCAATTCGACAAACAACTCGTTGGACGTTCTTGCCAACGACTCCATCGATCCGGACGAAAATGAAACGCTGACAATTACCGCTGTCAACTCGGGCACCAGTGGCGCAAGCGTTTCGGTCGCATCTGGTGGCGGTTCGGTGAACTACACCCCGCCAACGAACTTCACCGGCACGGACACGTTCACCTACACCGTTAGCGACGGCACCACAACCACCGATGTGACTGTTACTGTTTTGGTGGCTTCATCGGACAACCCGCCAACGGCTGTCGATGACAGCTTCAGCATCAATGAAGATGCTGCCGAAGCGACCTACGATATTCTCGCCAACGATCAGCAAGATACTGACAGCCAGACCTTTGTGATCGATGCCGTAGGCACACCCAGCGAAGGCGGAACCGCTCGCATCAGTACCGACGGCACTACGTTCTTCTACGAACCTGCGGATAACTTCTTCGGCACCGAAACGGTGACTTACACGATTCGTGATACCGGAGGCGGCTTGGCCAACGCGACCGTTACCTTCACGGTTGCGGCGGTCAATGATCCACCACCTGTCTTGAACGACACGGTGCAAGTGAATCAAACCAGCAGTGCGGAAGTCGTGTTGCGTCTTAGCGATCTCCCGGACAACCCAGACGGCGACTCCGAAACGCTAACTTTCACGAACCTGGGGACGCCAACCAATGGCGGTACCGTCGCGATCAATTCGGCTGGTGAGATTACCTATCAAGCTCCCAGTGCAACGTTCTCCGGAACAGACGTCTTTACCTATTCAGTCAACGATGGGACGACAACGCGTAGCGGCACTTTGACTGTTCAGGTCGAAAACTTTGTTGAACGTTCGATTCGCGTACGCTTCAACGGCGGACAAGCACGATCGCTGTTCGGTAATGTTCGCTTGGTAGGAACCGATGCCTTAGGCAACTCAGTTGACGAGCCAGCGATCTTCGACAACGACAACTTCCTGTTGTTCGACGGAGTTTTACCGGGTAGCTATGCGATCGAAATCCCCGCAGTACCGTTCTACCAAGGTGGCGACCAGGCTCAGCGAATCGAGATCTCCAGCCAACCCGATGATGGCGATGCGGTTGTCGATGCTCAGATGGGTCGACTGAAAGCACGTTACTTGTCGGTCCGTGACTGGCTTCGATCCGCTCCCGAACAATCCGCGTTTATCGCCGTCGAACCCGGTCAAGCGGCCGTGACGACAGAGCTTTCGCCGGGAGCTTCGCAATCACTTAGCGAAGCGGAGGCTTCATTGAACTCTGCCGCGACACAGTTGACGATCACCGGTAAAGACACTTCGGACAACGACGTCACCGCAACCGTGCTCACCTCACGCCGTGATTTGGTACAGCCTCGAGGACAGGTTGGCAACTTGCGACTATACCGCGTCAACGTCGATGATGCCGTTCTCAATTACTCCGCCGCCTCTTCGGCAAGTGCGGCCTCGATCGCAGCGAACTCCAGCGCTGAAGGCGAAGCAGTCGCCATCCTTTCAGCCGCAGACGCGGTCAGCGATGAAGTCGTCTCCTCGGCTCCGGCAAAGGAGTCTCAATCCACTGAGTTGGAAAATCAAGATGGCGGACTGACCGCAGCAGGTCAGCCTGAAGCTGAAGGAATCGCATCGGCAACGTCGGTCAGCCAAGTGGCTGCTCCTTTGCTGGCAGCCAACCTGTTAACCGACAATTCGGCTGAGAACGAAAATCTTGAATCCGACAATCAACTGATTGGTGATCAGATTTCTGGACAACCGGCAAACGAGTCTTCGGAGTCGGCACCGGAACAATCAACGACCTCGAATCAAGCTGCTGAAACACTGCAATCGGCAAGCGATGAACCGACATCGAGTTCATCAACGGCAAGTCGATTGGCGAGTATTGCGAGCCGAATGATGCGACGACGACGTTAAGAAACGCGTTCTCTGCGAAATAATCGCAAGAATTTCTTTCACGTGCGCGGGCTTGATTCAGTCCGCGGACGAAGACTCAAAAACAGCAAAAAACCCGCTAAACAGGCGGTTTTTGGTGCTCTGAAGGCGAAAAACTGACCAATTCCGGGGTTTTTGGCCCGTTTTTGGGCTTGAATCAACCAGCTGACGAAGGGCTGAGGGTACAGTTCGCCTAGGCCACAGTCGCTGAAACCCCGTAATTCGCGGGTTTTTTCGCCGATGCCGGGTTGCGTCAAAACTCGGCGACGAATAACACTTGGCCCCGTCAGAAACGCACGGGATCATCATTCCCGCTCTAACCCTTCCTGCATAAGCAATCAGAAAAGGTTCTCGCAAATGGCTAAAGCTCCGCCGAAAGCACCCACCAAGACTCAGATCATCGCAAACATCGCTGAGTCGACCGAATTGTCAAAGAAAGATGTGGCTGCGGTCTTCGATGCATTGACTGACGAAATCGCACGCGAGATGGGCCGCAGCGGCTCGGGCCAGTTCACCATTCCCGGACTTTGCAAGATCCAACGTAAGGACGTTCCTGCAAAGCCGAAACGAAAGGGACGTAATCCAGCCGACGGTTCGGAAATTTGGTTGAAGCCAAAACCAGCCAGTAAGAAGGTCGTCATCCGACCTTTGAAAGGCTTGAAAGAAATGATCTAAGCAAGCTTTCAGGCTTGATGAAAATCATTGCGGCATGCCAGTCTCTGGCGTGCCGTTTTTTTATGCGCTAACGTCGAATCGAAAAGTAGCATTCGCGTTGGCACTAGCCGTGTTGTGCCCGTTGGCGAAGCTCGTTGAGCGCATTCTGTATCTCGGCCTCGTCATGCTCGGATCGCCCACCATAGCGATAGTCATTGAACGACTTTGTAATGACGCCCAGCGATGGGAAGCGGCCTTCCATTCGCTTTAGCAGTTCGTCCGGTGTCTCGTATTCTTGCCGCTCGACACCGGCACGCCGCAACAAAGCGATCGCGTCTGCGTAGAAGCGAATACTGATCGCGTAGCCAGGTTTCTTCCTGCGACCGGTAAACCAACGTGAGACATCGTCAAACCAACCAATGACGAACCCTTTTGGACGCAGTTTGGCAAGCATAAACAGTGACATGACGAAACAAGCACCAGCAAGCACGTACATCATCAACGATCCGCTGACACTGTATGATTCATTTGGTCGATCAAAATTGAAGCGATTCATGTTCTGCTTCATCTGACGCCAGAACGTATCGTAGGTCGATCTCATTTGCTCAAACTGAGCAGCTTCTTGGATGGAATCGTTTTGGCGATTCCGATTCATATCCACTACATAGTCTTCCCAAAAATTGTTGGCCAGGTTCATCAACCCCTGGGCACCCGAACGATCTTGATGCTGTTGAAAAAGACTCGCCGCCGGTGTCGCGTCTAATCGAAGCCAATACGATTCGGCCAGCTTGGATCCTGCGGGCAACATCGACTTTGGAAACTGGTCTGCCGCGACCAAGGCCTCGACCCATGCATGGGCATGCTGCTGCCTAGCAATGTAGTACCCACCGATTTTATTGAACTCGTCCGTTCGATACCCCACGACTACACGGCATGGAATTCCGACGCTACGCAACATCATTGCCAACGCAGACGAAAAATACTGACAGTGCCCTTTCCGATCGACCGCTAAGAATTGCTCGATCGGATCCATCGTCGGGATGGGTTCGGCTGACAGATCGAGTGTGTATTGAAATCGAGAGTCGGTCGCCAAGAAGTACGAGAACTCTTTTGCGATCCGTGACACCGTTCGCTCGGAATCAGGAATCGTCGACATGACTTCATCGGCCAAGATTCCTACCGTCGGCATTTGTCGGCGATCGAAAGCGGTCAGTTGGCGATGATAACGTCGAAGGGAATCTGTGAACGAAGCCGACCGCGGATTGGAGAATGGCGTTCGCAACGCAAATTTTGCGTCTGGAATGTTCCACCCGCGAGCTCTAGGAATCAACTCGGATTGCACACCGTCTTGGAATGTGTGCGTATTGAATTGGTAAGTCATCGCGGGAAACGGCGGACTGTCTGACTGACGGGTCAACGTCCATCGATCAACAACGTGCATCACGTCGGCATCAGTTTCGCGACTGGCAAAATAGGGAGCGATCGCGAACAGAGCTGGGCGAGACATCGATTCACAAGTGATTTCAACCGACACCCTATCAAACAGCTTTCGCCGAACCGGATCTTGTGGTTCATAGCCAGCCGGCAATCGAGGTTGCGTCGGAGTAGCGAGAGGAGACGAAACCCACTTCGCAATCGGTCGTCCCGTCGAATAATCGACTGAATACCTTTCGAGAACTTTCCCTCTAAGATACATGCCGTTTTTTAAAACGTACGGCAGGTCCGTCTTGGAATCCATCAATCGAACCTTGAGAGCACGCTTGGAATTTTGCATGACCTTCCCAAGTTGCTCCAGTCGAATTTCGTCGTCAAATCCGACCATCGCGGGAGATGAAAAGGCGTCCTTACTTGGATCGATCCTTCTGGGCAGTAGATAGAAGAACGTTGAAGCGATCAGAATGACTGCCGGTCCCGCAACGAACAACGGCAGCCGTGCCCATTTCCCAGCAGACGAATCGATAAACGACGCCGTTTCGGCGGACGTTATCGCGACCGGATAATCGACTTGTGGTTGTCGGCGGAAGACAGAACCAAAACGCTGCACCCATCGCCCCAGCCGTGTCCGAGGTGTCGGCGGTATTGCCGGCAGCAGATTTGATTCGACGTTTTCTGCGATCCCAATGACGCCAAGCAAGCAGAGGGCACTGGCACCGATCATCGTGATCGGAAACACCATCAACCCAAAACTGATCGCATCGTTGAAGATCGCCGCGACGACAAGTTCCAGAAGACAAAAAACAGCAAGCTGCTCCAAAATCCGACGAGATTTACGCTGCATCATCAAGATGCCTTGCACCAACACTAACAGCAGTGCGACGGACACCATCTGAGTTTGGCCACGCTGTTCTAACAGCCAAAAGTCTTGAATGCAGTAGGCCGCCGCGGCTCCCATCGCGATGTACCCGATCAGTTGCGGGAGTGCGATCAACCGCAGGTAGTCGACAAACAGAAATCCGAATAATGCGAAGAAGACAGAAAGAACCGCGATTTCACTTGCGTCTTGCCCCAGCCCCAGGACGACGCCACCGGCAGCCGATAGCACTGCGAAGTGAAAGTACATGCGAGTCCTCGCGGACGGAATCAACGCAAAGGGGTCTTTGGGATCTCGTCGCTGCGCTGGGATGACTTCGCTATTCACTGAACCGTCTCCTCGCTTCCGTTCACCAACGAAGCCTGTCGACCAGGCGTGGTCCTCGCCATCGAATTGCCCGATTGGTCGGCGAAATGAACATATTGACGAACTTCATCACTGCGAATGTCTAGCCAAGTGAGACGTCCACGCCGCATTAGAGATACCCAATCGGGCATGCTACGTTGTCTTGTTCGCAGTTCTGATGCCGGGTGCATCACGTCTCGGAACCGCCGTTGGCTGATCACGACTAGATCGTAGCGTCCTACAATCTTTGCCGATTCGGTGATCACCTTGATCAGAGGATCGCGTTCATCAATAGCGACGACGGCATCGGAAACCGCCAAGCGTTCTAACATCTGTCGGCAGTCTGTTCCGTGATTCCGTTCCAAGCCACCCGCCTGAATAGGGTCGGCTGAATTTGCTTCCCAAGACAACAGGTCGGCAACTAACAAAGTCAACGGGATTGCCGCCTTCGAAAGTTCGTCAATCATGGTTGCCGCTAAAGAAAGCACCTGTTCGAATCCTTCGACGCTGCCTCCTCCATCGATCACGCCATCAACGATCAAGCAAATCTGATGTCGGTGGTTTTGTTCAAACTGTCGAACTGCAGGCTCGCCAATCCGAGCCGTTGTCCTCCAATGAATGTGACGAACATGGTCGCCCGACTGCCAGGGACGCAAACCATAAAAACTTCCAAAGTAGTTCGTACCGGAGGTCGATCGATCGCCGTCTCCACCGGATCGCGGTGGCAATAGACGGTGCCACCCGTCTCGAAGAACAAGCAATCGCGGGTAGAGATAGACCACTTGTTGACTATCGGCCAACATCCGCTCACTCGACGTCAAAGCGAACGGAAATGTTGTTGATGCGACGACCGGGCCAAGCGTGAATACACCTCGGTTCGCAAATCGACATCTTGCAACAGTCTCGACGGTTGACTTTGCCGCGACGGTCCCGACCGCGCAGTAAACGGTCCAAGATTCATCATCTTCGCTGACTCCGTAGGGAACCAACCGATCTTCGATCTGGATAAACGAAGCGGGAAAGTAGCTGGATTGGTTTTGCACTTGGTAGCGAACTGCCAGCTCACTACCCACATGCCCCCCCGGAAAAGACTTTCGCGACACAACGACTCGGCGGATCGCGGCATGTGCCGAACGCCACTGGACAATGACAACACTGATCAACAGTCCCGCCAGCAACAGCAATAGATTGAATCCGCGTAACGAGCCGCCGATGATGGCGAACAGTGCGACAAACAAAAAATGCAGTCCCAATCGGGACAAACGGTCACGAAACCGAACACGGCGCACTACAGTAACGGTCCCACTTCGTCGGCCGCGTCCGTTGCCGATTGCGGCCTGGCGTCGATTAACCCTCGCGCGATCGGTCCGTTTCCCGTGAGAGGGGACTTTGGGTTTCGTTGTCACTGGCATCGAGGGTTCACAAGCATCTGGGGTTTCGCCGATATCGAGGCTTTCGCCCTGATCCAGGGTTTCTTTAGCCGTGTAGTTCATCCAAGATTGTGGGCGTCGCCCCAGTCAACATTCTAGCGGATAGTTCAAGTCATCCGCAGTCGTTCGATCACTTTAGGTGCCTGTTGCATGACGAATTCAAACACGACTGCCGATTTCGTCGTTGTCGGTGCGGGGATCGT comes from Stieleria sp. JC731 and encodes:
- a CDS encoding HU family DNA-binding protein; protein product: MAKAPPKAPTKTQIIANIAESTELSKKDVAAVFDALTDEIAREMGRSGSGQFTIPGLCKIQRKDVPAKPKRKGRNPADGSEIWLKPKPASKKVVIRPLKGLKEMI
- a CDS encoding DUF3488 and DUF4129 domain-containing transglutaminase family protein, with translation MNSEVIPAQRRDPKDPFALIPSARTRMYFHFAVLSAAGGVVLGLGQDASEIAVLSVFFALFGFLFVDYLRLIALPQLIGYIAMGAAAAYCIQDFWLLEQRGQTQMVSVALLLVLVQGILMMQRKSRRILEQLAVFCLLELVVAAIFNDAISFGLMVFPITMIGASALCLLGVIGIAENVESNLLPAIPPTPRTRLGRWVQRFGSVFRRQPQVDYPVAITSAETASFIDSSAGKWARLPLFVAGPAVILIASTFFYLLPRRIDPSKDAFSSPAMVGFDDEIRLEQLGKVMQNSKRALKVRLMDSKTDLPYVLKNGMYLRGKVLERYSVDYSTGRPIAKWVSSPLATPTQPRLPAGYEPQDPVRRKLFDRVSVEITCESMSRPALFAIAPYFASRETDADVMHVVDRWTLTRQSDSPPFPAMTYQFNTHTFQDGVQSELIPRARGWNIPDAKFALRTPFSNPRSASFTDSLRRYHRQLTAFDRRQMPTVGILADEVMSTIPDSERTVSRIAKEFSYFLATDSRFQYTLDLSAEPIPTMDPIEQFLAVDRKGHCQYFSSALAMMLRSVGIPCRVVVGYRTDEFNKIGGYYIARQQHAHAWVEALVAADQFPKSMLPAGSKLAESYWLRLDATPAASLFQQHQDRSGAQGLMNLANNFWEDYVVDMNRNRQNDSIQEAAQFEQMRSTYDTFWRQMKQNMNRFNFDRPNESYSVSGSLMMYVLAGACFVMSLFMLAKLRPKGFVIGWFDDVSRWFTGRRKKPGYAISIRFYADAIALLRRAGVERQEYETPDELLKRMEGRFPSLGVITKSFNDYRYGGRSEHDEAEIQNALNELRQRAQHG
- a CDS encoding DUF58 domain-containing protein; translation: MNYTAKETLDQGESLDIGETPDACEPSMPVTTKPKVPSHGKRTDRARVNRRQAAIGNGRGRRSGTVTVVRRVRFRDRLSRLGLHFLFVALFAIIGGSLRGFNLLLLLAGLLISVVIVQWRSAHAAIRRVVVSRKSFPGGHVGSELAVRYQVQNQSSYFPASFIQIEDRLVPYGVSEDDESWTVYCAVGTVAAKSTVETVARCRFANRGVFTLGPVVASTTFPFALTSSERMLADSQQVVYLYPRLLVLRDGWHRLLPPRSGGDGDRSTSGTNYFGSFYGLRPWQSGDHVRHIHWRTTARIGEPAVRQFEQNHRHQICLIVDGVIDGGGSVEGFEQVLSLAATMIDELSKAAIPLTLLVADLLSWEANSADPIQAGGLERNHGTDCRQMLERLAVSDAVVAIDERDPLIKVITESAKIVGRYDLVVISQRRFRDVMHPASELRTRQRSMPDWVSLMRRGRLTWLDIRSDEVRQYVHFADQSGNSMARTTPGRQASLVNGSEETVQ